In Thermodesulfobacteriota bacterium, the genomic stretch AGTGGGCACCGCGATTACGGGCCTTGAGACAAGGCCCGCGACCACGCTCGGGAGAGCGCCTTCCATCCCGGCCACGACTATTATGACGTTAGCGTCCCAGAGCTCCTCTTTCCTGTGAAGGAGCCTGTGTATGCCGGCGACACCGACATCGTAAAGCCGTTTTACCCGGTTCCCCATGCACTCGGCCGTTATGGCCGCCTCTTCGGCGACCGGCACGTCTGATGTGCCCGCAGATATCACGAGCACCGTGCCCTTGCCGGAGGGGGCTATTGCGTGCGACTTGACGAAGAACGTGCGCGCGATCTCGCTATGCTCCGCCCTGGGGAAGGCCCTCTTGAGGGCCCTTCCGCTTTTCGTGTCGAGCCTGGTAACGAGGACGTTCTCCTTCCTCTTCAGCATGCTCGTAATGATGGCCTTCATCTGGGGCACACTCTTCCCCTGGCCGAATATGACCTCAGGGAAACCCTGGCGTAGCGCCCTGTGTGTGTCGAGCGTTGCGAATTCGAGGTCCTCGAACGGGAGCTTCCTGAGCGCTTCGAGCGCGCCGTCAACGCTTGTTTTGCCGTCCTTCACGTCTTCAAGGAGCTTTTTTAAGATGCCGACATTCATATCGCCCTCTCAAGCGCCCTTGAGATCAGCTGCTGGACGTCAAGGAGAAAGACCGGGCTTCCGTCAACCATCATGGTCATGCCCGAGGCCCCCCAGAGCCTGGAGATGGGAGGGAGGAGGGGTTTCACGTACGCGTCTATCTCGGCGCCGAAGCCGTCCACCCTGAACGCGGCAAGCGGGCTTCCTCCGTCCTGCCCGAGCAGAGGGCTCCCGTCTACCAGCACGAGAGTATGGCCACCCCCGTCCCGCTCCGGGAGACCGAAAAGGGAGGCGAGAGAAACGACCGGGACCATTGCCCCCTCGTAGTTTAAGACGCCTCCTGCGCCCGTATCGGCCTCGATTACCTTCTCTATCTTTGATATCGGGATAAGGAAGCGCTCAGGGCCTATGCCCACGATAAGGGCCTTGGTTATCAGGGTAGTA encodes the following:
- the larB gene encoding nickel pincer cofactor biosynthesis protein LarB, which gives rise to MNVGILKKLLEDVKDGKTSVDGALEALRKLPFEDLEFATLDTHRALRQGFPEVIFGQGKSVPQMKAIITSMLKRKENVLVTRLDTKSGRALKRAFPRAEHSEIARTFFVKSHAIAPSGKGTVLVISAGTSDVPVAEEAAITAECMGNRVKRLYDVGVAGIHRLLHRKEELWDANVIIVVAGMEGALPSVVAGLVSRPVIAVPTSVGYGANLGGITTLMAMLNSCASGISVVNIDNGFGAAYVASLINRG